The genomic DNA TCAacatttatttttcttaactgtacCGCCAGTCACATTTCACTCTGCCCGAAGTACTCCGTCTTTTGCCCCCTCATCTGCAAACAATCATTAGGCCTATGTTCTTATGACTCTTCCTAAGTGCTTCCTGTGGATAGGCGAGGTACCCTGAGGGGTAATGGTAAACAACTCGGGCTCATGTGAAGCCCAATATTAAACTATTAGTGTTGGTTTGGAGGTATGTTTGTCAGAGGGGTTTTCCTGTATTTAACAGCTGTGGTGAGGACTGTGTCTGAGAGGACTGCCAGATCTTGTTCGGGAGCACCTCTGGGAAGGATGTATGTCTGTGAAGACACCCTTCTGGATCCTCAACTGTGCACCAATGCCAAAGAATATGGCAGTCCCTCCCTCGCTTACTCTTAGTCTATTTGTCTTCGTGTCTGTCTACCTTTGAATCTCACTGCTTTCTGCTTCTCGCTGTCTTTTCAGATGTGGCTGGAAGAAACATGAACAATGGCTCTTTTGAGGAAAAGTGAGTGACCACAGGATGTTGTAATAGCCCTTGCCTATACAAGTTTTTACATCATTACTTTTTCATATATATTCAATGAGTAATAAAACATGGTTGCATGTAAATAATGAGTTTTGCTCCACTCTTGTAAACGTGGTGGCTGTAGCAGGGATCAGTGTAGCCATGGTAaagcacaacccccccccccagattCCTCTGGAGTATACTTTGCCTCAGCTGAGTTGGAACGCTTCCAACAGCTCCATAAATTATGtttgagactctctctctctctctgtgtgtgttgccaATCCCAAAATGTTCCTCAACACTGATGAGGTAACCAGGAAAGTGAGCCCGTAAAAGAGTCCCATTTCATCATCTCAGTCCTCTGTTGTTCACATTCAATACATGATGCAACCATTAAAGGATTTTTAATTAGTGTCCACGACAGTTGTGCCTTGTTCTACACCCTTATTTTCTACAGTCTATACTTTACTTAGAAAGTTAACAGATGCCTTTACTCAAACCACACAAACTGTTGATTTTTGGCACCGACTACAGCTGGCAGCCTGGTTCTTTACATTTTCCAGAAGAGAAGCAATATTTTAATGACTGTTTAGTTATTGTTGAGGCAGACAGTTTAGGTCATCCAGGGGTGAATGTATCAGCACTCAGGTTGACTACAGCTGACACATGGTTGAGGTGTGTAGATAGGAAGAGAAGGACAGGTGTAACTATTTTATTAGTTAGAATTAGTCGTGGCACCTGGAGGATGAGTCGTAAAAAATGAGAGGTTTTGATAGGGTACAGAAGAGAGCCATGTTTGAGTATCTCAGTACTATGTGATCTGCCATGATTGGATACGAGGTGACCGCATTATAGTGGAAACTGTGCTTAAGTTGAACTGATCCAGTTTGGAAGGACTTCTGCTTCAGTTCCCTTGCATCTGACTTTATTGAatggtccctttctctctctgctgtgtcacAGTAAACCATATCCTGCTCATGATGCTGGTTCTCATAGTGTGTCTACTCCTGCACAGTAAGCTGTTCAGAGGCCCGTCTCGGCCCAAACTCAAACGCACAGGTAATTCCCCCCAGCTTCTTTCTAACAGGTGAGAAAAGGTCCCACTCTAAAGACACGCTGACCTGAGAGCCAGGTGCATGCCACGGCAAGAGAAGGAAACTAGGACTTGGCAGGACTAGAACCTGCCAAGAACAGCAGTTGGCACGAGGCTATATGAATGCCTGTTGATTTAAAAATAAGAATTTCCTTTTCCGCTTATGGTATAGCTTTTAGGGGGCAAATTACTTTGCAATTGAAATAGTTGTAATAGATTTTAAAAATAGATGTGACTacttttggtatttggtattttattaggatccccattagctgttacaaagcagcagctactcttcctggggtccacacaaaacatgaaacacaatacagaacatcattataCAAGAATagctcaaagacagaactacatacatttttaaaaaggcacacgtagcctacatatcaatgcatacacaaactatctaggtcaaactTGACCAAGCCCAAACTGGTTGAACTTCCCTCACAGAAACCAGGAAGGACCCAGAGCGTGCACCCAAAGTTCCTGTAGAGAAGGCTGCGGAGGGAGAGGATGACATCCCAGTGGTCATCTGTGCTGCGGAGGAACGAATGGGCGGTGCCATGGCAACCATCAACAGCATCTATAGCAACACAGATGCCAGCGTGTTCTTCTATATTGTCACTCTTCGTGATGCCATCAAGCTGACAAGGTGTTTCACACTAATCCCTCCCCTTCCACTGCTTGCTATGTAGCAATTTCAGTTCCTAGTTCCAACCCAGGATGTTTTAATTAATTGGTTATCTGAATTGTTTCAATAAAGGCCTAGAAAAGGATAACTGAGATGACTTTTGAATGGAGTGAGTTCAACGGTCATTATATTCCTTTGTCTTCATGTGTGTCTTCATAGACAGTACATAGAGAAGACCAAGCTGAAGGGAATCAAGTATAAGATTCTAGAGTTCAACCCCATGGTTCTGAAAGGGAAGGTGAAACCAGACTCCTCCCGACCAGACCTGCTGCAtccagtgagtacacacacacacacacacacacacacacacacacccacacccacacacataggaAGTAATTATAACCTAACCACAGTCACTGTCCCTAAAGTCCCTGCTTTGATTGTTTTGCAGCTGAACTTTGTGCGCTTTTACTTGCCGCTCCTTGATATCAGCCACAAGAGGGTGATCTACTTAGACGACGATGTAATTGTGCAAGGTACAGAAATGTGTCCTTTGCCATTCAGTCCAGTTTTGAGCTGTAGTTGAGATAAAAGGGGTGCCTGTATTTTCAGTATTTACATTCACTAATGACAGGTGACATCAAGGACCTGTACCATACCAAGTTGGAGAAAGGCCATGCTGCTGCCTTCGCCACAGACTGTGACCTGCCCTCTACCCATGAGATGGTGCGCAGCGTGGGCATGCAGGTCAGTGTCTTTTTTGCCACGAGAGGGTATTGTTTGCCAAAATAAGAGCAGAGGCACCTCTGTTACAATCAATCCCGGGTAAAGGACAATATGTTTTACTTATGTTTATCCTATACCCAGCCAAGAAGATAATCTCTAATTTTCTTTTGAAATAACTTGACAAGCGGTCTCATAGATGAATGCTGAGTAAACTATCAGTTTGTCTCCGATTCTCAATTCAAATCCCTTCCCTATTGACCCTGTCTCCCAGACAACGTACATGGGCTtcctggactacaggaaacaggaagtgagAGACCTGGGGATCAACCCCAGCGACTGCTCCTTCAACCCTGGGGTGTTTGTGGCCGACATTGGAGAGTGGAAGAAACAGAAGATCACCAAACAGCTGGAGAACTGGATGCAGGAGAACTTAAAGTGAGTAGAGAAGTATGTTTGACCTGTGATCAGATCTTTCCACATAACCCCTAAACTGACCTGAACCCAGAAGAAATGAACCCTGCTgtctattataataataatacatagatATTCCTATGTAAGCTTACTATTACTTCTATTTCATTTGAATATCATGATTAGAGAAATTAAATAAAAAGTCTACTTTGTGatgctctcctcccctcttccactAGGAAAAACATATACAGCAGTGCCATGGCAGGGGGTGTGGCGACTCCTCCTATGCTGATCGTGTTCCATGACAAATACACAATCATCGATCCTCTGTGGCACGTCCGACACCTGGGTGAGAACGCCTCACCTTGATGACATCACCACACCTCGTACATAGCACAGCAGAACCATGTATAGAGACTTATGGCTCTGGTACACAGGCCTAGGTGTCATAATGTAGGATAGAGCCACTTCTAGAGGCTGATTTACTGTGTATTCTGTTTTCTTTTCCTATAGGCTGGAGCCCGGACGCCCGCTACTCTGAGACCTTCCTCCAGGGGGCACACCTGCTGCACTGGAACGGCCGCTTCAAGCCCTGGGACTACCCCTGTGTCCACCTGGACCTGTGGGAGAAGTGGTTCATCCCAGATCCCACCGGGAAATTCTCGTTGGTACGGCCCGAGGGCAAAATCTGAGGTGTGTTTAACAGATGGTTGTGTAGGGGGGATGTCTGGCATTTCAGACTGTGAATAGAGGCTGTGAACAGTAAATATTGTGGAGGTCTCTTTCTGATAACTCCTATTGCTGTTTTAACATCTTTTGCGATGGTATTTCTTTGAAGGTTCCTATCAAACCGTCTTCAAGAACTCCACGCCAGACATGTACAGAAACAAGCTGTATCAAAAATGTATGTGAAGGTTGTGAGATGAGTGAGCATAATTGTATTGATTGTTTTGAAACTCAGCAATGTGATCTCTTTAAAGCTTTTTCCTGAATAAAACGCTGGAGATTTTACTGTGGAAAGTCTGAATTGGCTGACTACGGGCTAAAAAAGAACAGAAATGACAGGTAAAAAGACACCACAGGTGAGAGATTACCTTTCCGGAAACATTTAATGGTTCTCGTGACAGGAAGTCAGCACTCCATAATCGGCTCGGTTAAATATTAACAAATTAACAGTCATGTAGGAATGTAGAAAACAAAACTATAATAAACAGAAGCTCCTAAAATCCAAACACCCACCCACTCATTTTCAGCAGAGAAGATGGACCTAGTTCCAGTCAAAGCTCTGCCCCCCCAGTTCACTCCCTCACCCTCACCTCCCACCCCCCTCGCTCAGTCCGTCTCACAGCTCATCCCTTCCTGTGGCTCCCTGGAAAGAGCAAAGTGAAAAACACATCCGTACATGAAGCAAGAAGGACCATCACTATCCATTGCATGTCTTACTAACATTACTAACACTATTTTCCCCAGTTCTGTGCTAGACTCCCCTCCAATCTTACCGAATCTTCATCTTCCTCATCTGCTTTAAGCTCCTCCTCAGGCTCCTCCTCAGGCTCCTCCTCAGGCTGTGACAGGTAAGGAAGTTAAGATAAGCGAAGATATACCAGAAAAAGTAACACGCGGATATACCTTAGCATCTCCTTGTGCACATTCCTCATCCCAAAATCTGCTCTGTTTACTAGTAAATTCTTGTATACAGAATCCAGCCATGATGTACTGCATTATAACACACTTTGCATTGGCAGTGTTTATTATATTGGTAAAGTAGCAGTAAGTATCAGATCCTGTTTGCACGTGGGTAATATTAGTTATATTGAGCGTACCTCTTCATTGAGGTCCACGTTCATGCTGAGTCGGAGCATGCGTTCTATCCGGTCTCCATAGGCCTTGGTGTCAGCCAGCTGGTAGCCTGACCGTAGTGTGGCCGTCTCAAACAGCACCACAGCCAGGTCTGAGGCCGTCTGGTCCTCTGCATTATCCTGAGGTCAGGAGGAGAATTTGCTACGGTTAGGAACCTATGATTCATTTGCGTAAATTTGAAATGGAAGGGCGTATGCCCGGTAAAGTAATTTGTGTTGAATTATAAATGGTACTCACGTTTATTCTCTTCAACATTTCTTTAATCAAAGGGTGTTTGGGGTTTATCTCTAGTGTTTTCTTCTGGCTTGCATAATAACTGGACaacataaataaaaaaaagtgtcaaaaCATGGTATTAAGCAGAAACTACGTCAACACCCTCTAGGACTTGAGCCACTACGAGTTCTTGTGAGTGATGTCTTATCCCACAGAACATATACTGAACATTGGGTCAAAATGGTTTCACATTGCTCACTTTGTTGATATGTCTTTTCCTGTCTGGTAGGCCTGTGCCTTCATGATCCTCTCCATGTTACCGGACCAGCCGTACTGGCTGGCTACCAGGGCACAGGGAGAGTTGGTCAGCCTCTGGGACAGCACAGCTTTCTCGATCTGCAGACAGATCAAAGATTCAGCTTTTCAAAGCTTTTTCAACACCTGagcaaacattttcaaacagaggAGATGCCATCTGACCAGAGTCCATCCAATAACAATGCACATTCCCATTGAGAAGACCCCTAACCTTGTCCTTCAGGGCGCTGTCCTTCATCCAGGTGGTGAGAGGTTCATACTCCTTCTCCAggccctccctcttctccttggTCTTGTCGCTCTCGTCAAACTTGACGCCCTCCTTGGCCACGTTCTGGAAGCGCTTGCCGTCGAACTCCGGTAGGGCCTGGATACAGTACTCATCCACAGGCTCTGTCAGGTAGACGACCTCGTAACCCCTTTTCAACAGCTTCTCCACGAAGGGAGACGACTCGGCCTGACGGAAAAGATGGAGGGGAAGCTCAGGGCACGATACAGCAAACATTTGATGTAGGAAGGAAGCTACTATAATATTTTACAGATCCTGACTCTTCATTACAGGGTTTCTaacttttggggcggcaggtagcctagtggttagagcgttggactagtaacagaaatgttgctggatcgaatccccgagctgacaaggtaaaaatctgtcgttctgcccctgaacaaggcagttaacccactgttccccggtaggccatcattgtaaataagaatgttcttaactgacttgcctagtaaaataaaaggttaaattaaaaataaaaactccgCTATTAAGGTCTACATTTCCAACATACATATCCTACTCAAAGGTCACCATTTTCGATCACAAAACAGTGCTCTCATCCAGACCCTCACCTCTTTTCTGCTGGTCCCAGCCATGAAGTAGATCTTGTCCTGTTTCTCCTTCATCCTCTCTACGTACTGTTCCAGGCTGGCCAGCACCGTGTCGCTGTTGGAGGTCTGGAAACGCAGCAGCTTGGCCAGACGGGTCCGGTTGGAGTGGTCCTCGATCACACCCAGCTTGATGTTGGTGCCAAACTCCTTCCAGAACTTCTCGTTGTACTGCTCCTCTG from Salmo salar chromosome ssa07, Ssal_v3.1, whole genome shotgun sequence includes the following:
- the glt8d2 gene encoding glycosyltransferase 8 domain-containing protein 2; amino-acid sequence: MALLRKINHILLMMLVLIVCLLLHSKLFRGPSRPKLKRTETRKDPERAPKVPVEKAAEGEDDIPVVICAAEERMGGAMATINSIYSNTDASVFFYIVTLRDAIKLTRQYIEKTKLKGIKYKILEFNPMVLKGKVKPDSSRPDLLHPLNFVRFYLPLLDISHKRVIYLDDDVIVQGDIKDLYHTKLEKGHAAAFATDCDLPSTHEMVRSVGMQTTYMGFLDYRKQEVRDLGINPSDCSFNPGVFVADIGEWKKQKITKQLENWMQENLKKNIYSSAMAGGVATPPMLIVFHDKYTIIDPLWHVRHLGWSPDARYSETFLQGAHLLHWNGRFKPWDYPCVHLDLWEKWFIPDPTGKFSLVRPEGKI